The following proteins are encoded in a genomic region of Oryzias latipes chromosome 17, ASM223467v1:
- the LOC110013689 gene encoding immunoglobulin lambda-1 light chain-like: MLFLPAAALCCLCSALVAMAAELIQEDLTLTRGIGQSVFFSCGGLWECDSEYLLWLQMKETETFKIILNFHKSRCGINKPYGHPQQDDFTAEITQSGCELKINKVKVDHSASYYCGCGKRDYYIAGSGTRLFVTDESVVKPVVSVYPAASRVHVEGSSSLLCLASAMFPPVVQFFWKRQKNNGTLEKLTSEEQLDLRESGRSASILLVHHQEDSSYKYICSVKHEGGTVEAQTQQEVPALPAAGSTAAPTSHPASSSILAEGTASVPPLDLVKLSFQSECRVKLLCLLYSVLIVKSLVYCCGLSLLMILRNKGASTNFRYA, translated from the exons ATGCTTTTCctcccagctgctgctctgtgctgtctgtgttcag cactggttgccatggcagcaGAACTGATTCAGGAGGATTTAACATTGACCAGGGGAATTGGTCAAAGTGTCTTTTTCAGCTGTGGAGGACTTTGGGAGTGTGACTCTGAATATTTGCTCTGGTTACAGatgaaagaaacagaaacctttAAAATAATTCTTAATTTTCATAAAAGCAGGTGTGGAATCAACAAACCTTACGGTCATCCTCAACAAGATGATTTCACGGCTGAAATAACCCAGAGTGGATGTGAATTGAAGATCAATAAAGTCAAAGTGGATCATTCAGCCTCCTACTACTGCGGCTGCGGGAAGAGAGAT TACTACATCGCTGGATCTGGAACACGACTGTTTGTTACGG ATGAGTCCGTAGTGAAGCCCGTGGTGAGCGTGTACCCAGCAGCATCCAGAGTCCATGTGGAGGGGAGCAGCTCCCTGCTGTGTCTGGCCTCAGCCATGTTTCCTCCTGTGGTCCAGTTCTTCTGGAAAAGACAGAAGAACAACGGAACACTGGAGAAACTGACCTCTGAAGAGCAGCTGGATCTCAGAGAGTCGGGACGCAGCGCCTCCATCCTGCTGGTCCATCATCAAGAGGACAGCTCCTATAAATACATCTGCTCCGTCAAACATGAGGGGGGCACAGTGGAGGCCCAAACACAACAAG aGGTTCCTGCACTTCCAGCTGCAGGTTCCACAGCAGCTCCAACATCCCATCCAGCATCTTCCAGCATTCTAGCAGAGGGAACAGCCTCTGTTCCTCCTCTGGACCTGGTGAAGCTGTCCTTCCAGTCTGAGTGCAGGGTGAAGCTGCTCTGCCTGCTGTACTCAGTGCTGATAGTGAAGAGTCTGGTGTACTGCTGTGGACTCTCTCTGCTGATGATCCTCAGAAACAAGGGAGCATCCACCAACTTCCGATATGCTTAA